The DNA sequence GCTGAGCTGCACAGCGGACTCCTGCCAGGTCAATGGCTCGAAAACCCGTTGTTCCGGAATCGCAGGCACCGCCAGCATGCCCGACAGGGCGTCTGCCAGCAGCTGCGGGTTGTTCGGAGTCACCAGCCGATCCTGGAGGGGATCGGCGATCTCCGGAATCCCGCCCACGCGACTGGCTACGAAACGGCTTCCGCAGGAAATCGCTTCCAAGAGCACATTGGGAACTCCCTCTGAAAGGCTGGGCAGGGCAACGACATCGGCGGCCCGATACCAGTCTGGCAGTCGGGACTGTGGTTGTGACCCCTGCAACTGGAAATACTTGTCTAATCCGTACTCTGTTACTTTCTGGTTCAAACGGGAATGTAATGAGCCATTACCTAAAACATAGCATGTAAATGCAGGCCCCTGCTTACTTATTTTCTTACAGGCTTCCAGCAGAACCGTATGTCCTTTCACGGGTTCCAGTCGCCCTACGCTGACGATCACTTTACGATCCGGATCGAGTCCCAGACGCTCGCGGGCCGCCCGTTGATCACCGGGGCAGAAGCGGCTGCGATCCACGCCCCGATAGACGGTATGAATCTTCTCAGGATGGATCTGCAGCTTTTGCACTGCGGCTTCGATGTCCTGGCTCACCGTGATCACAGCATCCGACTGTTGCAGTACCGATTGAATCGCCCGCCGCCGATGTCGATTCCGGGTCAACAGCAAGACATCGCTGCCCCCCGTCATGACGACCGCTGGAATTCCGTGTTCGCGGGCTGCCCTGACGGCGACCTCTCCATCCGGGTGCAGCCAGTACGACAGAATCACGTCCGGTTGAAACCGGGCGATAGCCCGATTCAAAGTCGAACGGATCGACCAGTACAGGAACTGGCCGTAATGCTGATGCAGCATTTTCGGCGGGTAATAGAACCGCGGATAATCAACGCGCATTCCGTTAGCCGCTTCAAAAGGCAGCCAGTCGGGATCGAGTCGAGTCCGCTGGCTGACCCGGGAAGAACACTCATCCACCCAGGCGACCGGTGAGATCACATGGGTTTGGTGAAGTTCTCCCAGGGACTGCATCATCGCAGCGTTAAAAGTCCCTTTTCCCGGGTGCTGGGAATTCGGAAACACATTAGATAAGAACAGGATTTTCATAAGTCGTCCATCTTTCGATAGTCAATGCGCTACTGCTGGGCCAGCTTACCTGCTGCCCAGTTTTCCATATCGCACCAGTTGTCGCAGACCGGTATAAATGCCGGAGGTCTTCAGCAGGTGTCGTGCTGCCTGATCAATCCTGCGGGAGGAATTCAGATAGCAGAGCAGGCTTTTGTTTTTTAACGTATTCGACATCAGCATGACGGCCCCGCTATGGGTCAGCTCGGAGCTGTAGCGCTGCTTGTATTGCGCATCGCCTTCGCCGAAATCGTATGTGCGGGGCGAGTCGTACTCGGTCAAATCTTCCAGGATCAGTAGTAACAGCGTTTCACCTGGTGAAACGCTGGCGTAATCCAGATCAAACCCGAATTCGAGATCGTAGAAGATCCCCTGAAACTGACTGCCGATTTTGAATGCCACGGGGCGATCCCCGTCCATCAGCAGGTAAGAACGCAGGGATCCGTGCAACGCGTAGAACATCAACTCGCTGACTTCCTGATCATTGTTTTTGACGCGCAGCCCCAGTCGTTGACTCTGCCAGGAGTTTTTCGATACCTGGTGAGCCGCACTCAGAAAGTCTGTGATCTGGTCTGGCTCCGTGATCCGTACCAGCTTGAGATGGCTGTTGTCCCGAATCATTTTGCGATGCTTCCGACGGGATTTAGACCGGAACTGATTCCAGTAATCAGCTGCATTTTCCGGGAACCGGATCAGGCTGCGCGGCTGATATCCCGTATGGGAATAGGTCAGACAGCGATCCTCCAGTCGATCCAGGCAGGCTTTCACGGGCGATTTGAGATGGACATCTTCCAGGAACAGGAAAGCACCATGTTGTTGTTCACAGAATTTCAAAGTGGTTTCCAGCAGGAATTCGAGAAACGCAGAGTCATCCTGGTATGCCTGCTGAAGTAGAAAGCTGTTTCCCTTTAAATAATATCCTTGCAGCAGTCGTGCCGGCCCCATACCACGCAGCGTCTTTGTGCTGAGGTTTTTGGGACAACAGATACCTGCGGCCACCAGCGTCCCCTGGTGACGGCAAAACATCACGTAACTGGGGCGATCCGGAAACGATTTCTTTAACTGCGGTTGCAGGTGCAGCAGATAATCCGGGTGATGGTTTAAAAGTGCGTGTGGATCCTGTTCAAACAGTGCCAGCCAGTCCTGGTAGAACTGGGACATCGGTTGCAGGTCTTCCATCTGCACGGCATAAAAACTGATTTGCAGTTCATCAAACGGCGCGGTTCTTTCTATTTCCGGGTCGAGTGACAGGTCGTGGTGAGTACAGGTTAAATTCATATTCATGGCGGGTTCACTTAACTTGTAGATTCAAAATC is a window from the Gimesia benthica genome containing:
- a CDS encoding glycosyltransferase — encoded protein: MKILFLSNVFPNSQHPGKGTFNAAMMQSLGELHQTHVISPVAWVDECSSRVSQRTRLDPDWLPFEAANGMRVDYPRFYYPPKMLHQHYGQFLYWSIRSTLNRAIARFQPDVILSYWLHPDGEVAVRAAREHGIPAVVMTGGSDVLLLTRNRHRRRAIQSVLQQSDAVITVSQDIEAAVQKLQIHPEKIHTVYRGVDRSRFCPGDQRAARERLGLDPDRKVIVSVGRLEPVKGHTVLLEACKKISKQGPAFTCYVLGNGSLHSRLNQKVTEYGLDKYFQLQGSQPQSRLPDWYRAADVVALPSLSEGVPNVLLEAISCGSRFVASRVGGIPEIADPLQDRLVTPNNPQLLADALSGMLAVPAIPEQRVFEPLTWQESAVQLSQILSDCSTRYSAGLTEQQKSRSSYRRKNRKLRQPV
- a CDS encoding GNAT family N-acetyltransferase, which translates into the protein MNMNLTCTHHDLSLDPEIERTAPFDELQISFYAVQMEDLQPMSQFYQDWLALFEQDPHALLNHHPDYLLHLQPQLKKSFPDRPSYVMFCRHQGTLVAAGICCPKNLSTKTLRGMGPARLLQGYYLKGNSFLLQQAYQDDSAFLEFLLETTLKFCEQQHGAFLFLEDVHLKSPVKACLDRLEDRCLTYSHTGYQPRSLIRFPENAADYWNQFRSKSRRKHRKMIRDNSHLKLVRITEPDQITDFLSAAHQVSKNSWQSQRLGLRVKNNDQEVSELMFYALHGSLRSYLLMDGDRPVAFKIGSQFQGIFYDLEFGFDLDYASVSPGETLLLLILEDLTEYDSPRTYDFGEGDAQYKQRYSSELTHSGAVMLMSNTLKNKSLLCYLNSSRRIDQAARHLLKTSGIYTGLRQLVRYGKLGSR